TAGATTTGATGGAACTACAATACATAGTAACATGATCAATGAACAATTATTAAACTGCTTTTGTCTGCTGTAAACAGACCAGCACAGAAAAGTTGGAGCTACTAATTATCAGTCAACCAACCAAAGGTGTTTGAAGCATATAAAATCCATGTCATGCCAGAATTGCAATAACAAGACTGCATGGATGACATCTGCAATATTTGCCCATGACAAAACGTTAAAGCTACAAAAGGAAACTAAAGCACTACTTGTTGATAACTGTTCTGCTTTTCATGACGTTTATGACTGTCGCACATTCCTACTATTTTGGTAGTAATAAACATCTGTGATCCTCTGGCAAAACAGTTTTCAATCTCTATTTTGGTAGCAATAAACATCTGTGATCCTCTGGAAAAACAGTTTTCAGTCCCTATTGTACACTGATTAAGAAAATAAGGGTACAGTCCGAGTCTCACAGATAAAGtaggcttgacagttcattgtaatatcTTAAGTTTGTAAAGGTCTATAGTCAAGACAAACTGGGAGGGAAAAAAATACACTATCAAACTGTACAAAACGGTcatcattattaatacacatgtaataaattattgtttatccAATATTACCTCCCCAATATAAGACCAGTTTTAAAAAGACATACCAATGGCTGTAATAGTGGATAACttttcaatataatattaattaataaagtgactCAACAATGTTGTACATTACAGTTATTTATGGATAGTAAAGTTGAGattggggtgagttgaccaaataTTGGGACAAGATGATcaaacactggggcgagttggtaACTTTTTGGTGGTGATTTGACTAAACTGTTTAGGCCGAGTTGGAGCAAGTTGGTAAGGTgcgagttggttttggggcaAGTTTACCAACATTCTATTACTACACCACATTAATGATGATGTGAAACCTTAAATTGTGATATTTCCAACAGTTACCTCCCCTGTGTATGTAATATCAcattttctcatatttttataaGTAAAACAagcttattttttaatactaatttGATGTTTCTGGAGATTATAAAACCTATAGatcattttacaaattatattttcagtATACATGCTACTTCCTGTTGTATTTTAGCAGTGaatgtactttaaaataaatagaaaaaacaaacaaatacattttatgttattttgaaattaacaaGTCTGACCTATGTTATTGGTGTGAcgactggcctcagtggtgtcgtggttaagccatcggacataaggtacagggtttgtggcccagtactggctcccacccagagggagttttaatgatttaatgggcaggtgtaagaccactacaccttcttctcttgcactaaccactaactcactgtcctggacagccagcccagacagctgcggtatgtgtctaggacagtgtgcttgaatcttaattggatataagcacgaaaataagttgaaatgaaatattggtATGACACATGGATTAAAATGTgggattaaaataatttgttgatAAGAACACTTTTTAAACGTGTCATAGTCATTCATTCTGTATACATGTGCAGGTGCAACACTTGTTACtttactggtaaatattttcttttttatagatAATATAATGACGAGTTACAAAGGATGCTAAAGTGGATTCTCAAGAAATGGAAGCAATACAGATATCGTTTTGTTCCATGGATTGCTTTTAACTTGAAAGACAGGTGATCACAAAATCCTTCACTAACAGATATTGTTATGCCCCAGTGATTGCTTTTAACTTAAAAAGACAGGggattacaaaataatttactaACAATCATTGTGGTGAtcagatatttatttttgttaaatttggACTCATTGAAAAAATACTTATTCAACatatattgaataaaaaaacaaacactacaTTTTCTTAGAAATCCCTTTTGCAACAGTCAGAGTAATGGCATTTCTGCATTTAACAGGATAAGTAGTCCAGATGATGTCATAGGacatgtaatttttaaaaaggtttatcGTAGACATTTAGAGGCTGTTTTCTGATAAGACTCACACCTGACAAAAATAAGGTCTGATGCATTACAACATTTGTCTTTTTGTTGAATGGTTTGCACttggaaacccactgtcaccacttcaagggctactctttttcgattagcagcaagggatcttttatatgcaccatcccgcagacaggataacacatgccacgtcctttgatataccagtcgtggtgcactggctggattgtTTTGATGACGACTAGAAACATGAAAATTATGAGTTGTGATCGTCATCATGACGTGTTGTACCACCAGTGGGACCAACGCTTATCTGTCACAAACACCTGGTATCACCACTGTACTCACAGTGATTCAGGAGTGCATGTCATTATAGttgttaaaatatactttgaGCTCTGTCTTGTGCATAAATGCAGCTTTGTGGTTAAGATTTGTGAAAGCAGTCTCTGGaatggcagtcatcctacagatGAAGTGCCCAACAGTAAATAGTGGGAGCATATTATCACAACCTTAGTAAAACATCCTGCAGAGATGTGATATTGGATTTGTTAACATCCTCGTAGGAACGCCACTTGAAGATAAAAATGTATGATTTGTTTTGTCCAACTCTATGTAAATACGGTTTAAAGTATGGcttccaccccccaccccccacccccccacacacacactaagagTTTGTGTCTCGTctcccatacacacacatacttcagatattgttcctatggTTACTGGTTTTCTTGTTCACATTAGCTGACCCGTTTCATATTGAATATTCCAATGTAATGCTTTATCACCCATGTACACAtcactatagtccgtcccacagggaacaccttttttcatactatggaatttagcacaagttatttatttctgaatctattgttttgtaacttgcacacaaaaatagtatttttttgttatttccaaaacacataTATTTCTTCTtgcatcaaaccaaactgaaagtaTTAGTAAAAAACACTTTGTTCATTGATTCAATttagtttgtttcttgtttttgtatCTTTCAGAACTGTCAGGAGTGTTCCATCTCAAGATGATCAGGTCATTTCTTCAGCACAAATCAACACTTTTCTCTTACAGTTTTTCTCCACGTTACAGACATTTTCCACAAAGAATAAAACTGATGATATTTCCTCCACCAATAACATAGTTCTTGACAAAGCAAATATACACAGAAAACCTCAGAATAATGAACCATTATTGCATTCAAACCATGCTGAATATATTTATGAGACAAACCTTCAACTTATGAATGAATTGTGTGGTTTTACCATTAAAAGAGTTAGCAGTGTCCTTGGTGATGGAGGGCTTGGTGTCCAGGTGACTTCAGGTTATGTTCCACCAAACAGTATTGTGGCCATGTATCCAGGTAATCAACTTGTTCTGTTGGAGTGTTAAGAATTGTTACAGGAACCTGATAATTAGAAGATAATAGTAATATAGTTTAGTAGTTGGGGGTTTTGCCAGAGGGACAGGAGTTAAAATTACATACCTAAAagcttggaaattaatggatacatgtttaaattataatttttagattcttgacaaacattataataagaTATCTACTGTTtaacaggggtgggaattgtcTTCGGATTAGCTGTTTTCCtatcatggaacattgcgtttccttgcattttaatcgtcctttcctccaaaatgtgtccgATGGCaaagattttaacctaggatatCAAGAATGTCCGGGACctctctagatttcctctttttttacagttcaccaattcccacccctggttTAAAATTTATCAAAGAGCACAAAATGCAGtatccaatttcaaaacatttcaaatccaTAACCACTTAGTGGGAGTATTTGTgatctcttttgtttttattatgtaccctcaaattattttctggcagaaaacttCACAGTATCTAGTATGCAGTAGGCCATAGGATCAAAGAGTTGTTATTTCCATGCCTCCCACCCCAGCCTTTGTCTAGttttcttattttcgtgcttatatccaattaaggttcaagcatgctgtcctgggcacactcctcagctatctgagttgtctgtccagggtcccattccacaaagcgatcttagcactatgaatattgtatttatacacTTAAGACAATCTTAGTGCTatgatcgcttcatggaacagggcccaggacagtgagttaattgttggttagcgagagagaagagggtataatgccttacacctgcccattgagtccttaagaactcgctgcaaaccctgtacctaccagcctgtagtccgacggcttaaccactgcgccaccaaggccagtagGTGTGGAAGGAACTGGCTATGTTCATATACCATACATTCTAACCGATTGAAAAATCAAGTGTTGATCAGCTGGTACAAACCCATTATAATCGATCATAAACTTCCATCCAATTCCCATCACTACTTACAGGTGTGATCTACAAGCCGTATGAACCACTGTTTTTTCAGAGTCTGTCCAACTCATTCATTTTCCGCTGTATTGATGGTTTCCACATCGATGGTAATGACAAGAATCTCTCCAAGTTTCTCTACAGGTAACGTCTAACAGAGCAGATTTCAAATACAAGTAGCCTAGGGTTTTACAACTTCTGAATCAGTAATATTTCTATTGTAGATATGGCTGTTGGGTTTATACTTAATTTTGCTTCACCTTACTGTTCACTCCATAATACTAATAATGTCCATGCTTTAAAGCAGTTATATTGTCCCATATATAGTGACAAAGTTGGGGGTAAAGTAATTATAtggttttctcttttattaaaaattttattttcatatgttTTAAATAGACAAAAAAGAGCTCTATGATTCAACAGCTCACCATCTCGGGTCCAACTAGAAATAGAATTGGGAGCTTATACTATgaagaattgttttgtttggaatGATACTATACACTAGACtaatacaacatatattacaTGCAAGTTGAGTCATATTTTACATGCATGTTTACATACATGGCATGAAGATTGTAattgaaaattgtttaaaaaaattgaagttACATGTACTTATGATTTATGAAAAACTTTATTGTAAACCTAATTTTCACCCATTTGAATACAATGAATTGATATGTAACTAAagtgtttgttgggtttttgttgtctTCTTGCAGATCATGCAGCCAAAGAGATCGGATTGGTCCTTATGAGACATGTGATGTAACATGGCTGACTCCTCATCCTGTAAACCCATTAGCTGTTGGCCAGTATGTCAACAATCAGTCAAAAAGTGAGGAGCCACCTCTAGctgtgtcatttgttttgtaaacattaggtcaggtcaggtcatagatttaatgtgcacattcagagcaagctgttgtagcgcacacatGTTGTGGGCATGGTGCCGGCCTCAGTCGGCTCCCCTGTCCAtaacaggaaaggtgggggaggtaGAAGGACCACCTGCGCTGACTGGCGCAAGGGAGCGCCAGCCGCCCGCATGATCAGTAAACATTTATTGTACAAAGTATTTATGCAGTATTTATGTTCATTACTTTCTATACTACAATCTTTCTTGTCTTACTTTATTGAAGTCAAAAAGTAAACTAtatggattatttttttcattacattactctttcttgtttttttgtcaaatagtactagaataataatgaattttacCAAAggaatgtattttataaaattaatgaaaaatttaatttaattgttttaatatgcattGAGATCGGCATTCATGGGTGCCACTTTGAGCAACACCAAATCGGTTTATAGtgggcaagacatttaattccactgAATTCTTGTTATTTAAAGGATTCCCAGCTAATGTGGTGTACCAGGAGTTTGACATCCCCCGGGACTGGCCTCTGCAATTGAGACGGTTCATACCAAATGTACACTACAACTCTGGTCTAGATGACCCCACAATTGAAAGCaggtttgtaaataattttatgctTACTAATGTCTGACATacaccaaaaatacatttcacctgGTACTTGTATTATCATTGATTTGAAAGTGATTAAGTAGTGCATGCCATTATGACTTTCAAAATGTCTCTTGAATTCTGACATGtatagaaatacaaatatatcattaaGATTTGCCATGCCAGCtatggagagtggcagtcctcaaaAGGTTGAAAAGATGTCTTA
The sequence above is drawn from the Gigantopelta aegis isolate Gae_Host chromosome 6, Gae_host_genome, whole genome shotgun sequence genome and encodes:
- the LOC121376135 gene encoding SET domain-containing protein 9-like isoform X2, giving the protein MLKWILKKWKQYRYRFVPWIAFNLKDRTVRSVPSQDDQVISSAQINTFLLQFFSTLQTFSTKNKTDDISSTNNIVLDKANIHRKPQNNEPLLHSNHAEYIYETNLQLMNELCGFTIKRVSSVLGDGGLGVQVTSGYVPPNSIVAMYPGVIYKPYEPLFFQSLSNSFIFRCIDGFHIDGNDKNLSKFLYRSCSQRDRIGPYETCDVTWLTPHPVNPLAVGQYVNNQSKRFPANVVYQEFDIPRDWPLQLRRFIPNVHYNSGLDDPTIESRLES
- the LOC121376135 gene encoding SET domain-containing protein 9-like isoform X1, with the translated sequence MLKWILKKWKQYRYRFVPWIAFNLKDRTVRSVPSQDDQVISSAQINTFLLQFFSTLQTFSTKNKTDDISSTNNIVLDKANIHRKPQNNEPLLHSNHAEYIYETNLQLMNELCGFTIKRVSSVLGDGGLGVQVTSGYVPPNSIVAMYPGVIYKPYEPLFFQSLSNSFIFRCIDGFHIDGNDKNLSKFLYRSCSQRDRIGPYETCDVTWLTPHPVNPLAVGQYVNNQSKRFPANVVYQEFDIPRDWPLQLRRFIPNVHYNSGLDDPTIESRQTRVIVLVSLRTIQCGEELFSTYFTIVH